The Helianthus annuus cultivar XRQ/B chromosome 16, HanXRQr2.0-SUNRISE, whole genome shotgun sequence genome includes a window with the following:
- the LOC110916627 gene encoding uncharacterized protein LOC110916627 — MNPNTDKLVRRTTMVATVTAGYFLLTADYGPEPNVLDPIKNAIQSGEQAVKNFFFGSKGGVQEAEKPTSDAASGKHP; from the exons ATGAATCCGAACACTGATAAGTTGGTGCGAAGAACAACAATGGTGGCCACAGTTACCGCCGGTTATTTTCTTCTAACCGCTGATTATGGCCCCGAGCCTAATGTTCTTGATCCC ATCAAGAATGCCATACAATCTGGGGAACAAGCGGTCAAAAATTTCTTCTTTGGATCGAAGGGAGGAGTCCAAGAAGCCGAGAAACCAACATCTGATGCTGCGTCAGGGAAACATCCTTAA
- the LOC110916623 gene encoding riboflavin biosynthesis protein PYRD, chloroplastic gives MYAQTLPVSNYNINPTKPSSYFHSLNPNPPPHFTKFHSVFKFKQGFCNSTKRVSESPHNSTKHVVSAGIRMEGLQGKDDGFYIRRCVELAKKAIGCTSPNPMVGCVIVKDGVIVGEGFHPKAGQPHAEVFALRDAGELAENATAYVSLEPCNHFGRTPPCSEALIKAKVKRVVVGMVDPNPIVASRGVAKLRDAGIHVTVGVEEEMCKKLNEAWIHQMQTGNPFVTLRYSLTIDGSLSDDVGEESMEAGGYYSRLLQQHDAVIISSKSLAKHPLPESKEPKSNQPLYIIIAKDPSPVIPIPKHTHEESASKVIILADQETVVGFEQGIETLVLDQMKLTTILESLKGRGLCSVLLDLRGGFGDFDEILKGVEGNLLQKLVVEVLPVWSESKEDNTTLEAIKISRRAGLKNFEPRKDGKSVLLEGYF, from the exons ATGTATGCACAAACACTTCCAGTTTCAAATTATAATATCAACCCTACAAAACCCTCATCTTACTTTCACTCTCTAAACCCTAACCCACCTCCCCATTTTACTAAATTTCATTCCGTTTTCAAATTCAAACAAGGGTTTTGCAATTCAACTAAAAGGGTATCTGAATCACCCCACAATTCAACGAAACATGTGGTATCAGCTGGGATTCGAATGGAAGGGTTACAGGGGAAAGATGATGGGTTTTATATAAGAAGGTGTGTGGAGCTTGCTAAAAAGGCTATTGGGTGTACTAGCCCTAATCCTATGGTGGGCTGTGTCATTGTTAAAGATGGGGTAATTGTTGGTGAAGGGTTTCATCCCAAAGCTggtcaacctcatgctgag GTTTTTGCACTAAGAGATGCTGGTGAATTGGCAGAGAATGCAACTGCGTATGTGAGCTTAGAACCATGTAATCACTTTGGAAGAACTCCTCCATGTTCCGAAGCATTaatcaaagcaaaagtcaaaagAGTGGTGGTGGGAATGGTTGACCCAAACCCGATTGTAGCATCAAGGGGTGTTGCGAAACTAAGAGATGCAGGAATTCACGTTACCGTTGGTGTTGAAGAAGAAATGTGCAAGAAACTTAACGAGGCATGGATACATCAAATGCAAACCGGGAATCCTTTTGTTACCTTACG ATATTCGCTCACTATCGATGGTAGCCTTTCGGATGACGTTGGGGAAGAATCCATGGAGGCTGGTGGATACTACTCGAGATTATTACAACAACACGATGCGGTTATAATTTCTTCAAAATCGTTAGCTAAACATCCACTTCCCGAATCAAAAGAACCAAAATCCAACCAACCGCTTTACATAATAATCGCAAAAGATCCAAGTCCCGTGATCCCGATCCCCAAACATACCCACGAAGAATCAGCTTCAAAAGTCATCATACTCGCAGACCAAGAAACCGTTGTgggatttgaacaagggatcgaGACACTTGTGCTGGATCAAATGAAGTTAACGACAATTTTGGAGAGTTTGAAAGGTCGAGGACTGTGCAGTGTATTGTTGGATTTAAGAGGGGGGTTCGGTGACTTTGATGAGATCTTGAAGGGGGTTGAGGGAAACTTGTTGCAGAAGCTGGTGGTGGAAGTGTTGCCAGTTTGGAGTGAAAGCAAAGAAGATAATACCACCCTTGAGGCAATAAAGATTAGCCGAAGAGCGGGTTTGAAGAACTTTGAACCTAGAAAAGACGGTAAAAGCGTATTACTCGAGGGTTACTTCTAA
- the LOC110916624 gene encoding UPF0187 protein At3g61320, chloroplastic isoform X2, with protein sequence MAIPNSSLHIISSSPSKFPSMTPFKFPSKPSKIRCSQNPNPPSPPSTLNLISILRIIPDWADEIKESRMKQTKSLYKHEDWVEHRSSLRHIRHLLSSLSSRVILSLVPPVIAFTTVAVVVASYNTAVFWELLPEFFPVLRASSLPYQLTAPALALLLVFRTEASYSRFEEGRKAWTKIVSGTYDFARQVIVSVETDSVLKMALLRYILAFPVALKCHLVHGSDTGKDLKNLLEDDDLAVVLRSNHRPRCIIQFISQSLQMLNLEPSKRTSLVGVLIEEPFPMLALDELCKLVYDNVQEALTSEKKIKDLLDAKMADHASRKRSSNGHPTSGSGQATWPNINF encoded by the exons ATGGCTATCCCAAATTCTTCACTTCATATAATATCATCTTCTCCTTCAAAGTTTCCCTCTATGACACCCTTCAAATTCCCATCAAAACCGTCGAAAATTCGCTGTTCTCAAAATCCTAATCCACCATCTCCACCGTCAACCCTAAACTTAATCTCGATTCTTCGAATAATACCCGATTGGGCCGATGAAATCAAGGAGAGTAGAATGAAACAAACCAAGTCACTTTACAAACATGAGGATTGGGTTGAACATAGAAGCTCTTTGAGACATATTCGGCATCTGTTGTCTAGTTTGAGCTCCAGGGTGATTCTGTCGTTGGTTCCGCCAGTTATTGCTTTTACGACGGTCGCTGTGGTGGTGGCGAGTTATAACACGGCAGTGTTTTGGGAATTGTTGCCGGAGTTTTTCCCGGTTTTGAGGGCGAGTTCTTTGCCTTACCAACTGACGGCGCCTGCGTTGGCGCTGTTGTTGGTTTTTAGAACGGAAGCTTCGTATTCGAGGTTTGAAGAAGGTAGGAAGGCGTGGACTAAGATTGTTTCTGGGACATATGATTTTGCTAGGCAAGTGATTGTTAGCGTGGAGACGGATTCGGTTTTGAAAATGGCGCTTTTGCGGTACATCTTGGCGTTCCCGGTTGCTCTTAAG TGCCATTTGGTTCATGGATCGGATACAGGAAAAGATCTAAAGAATCTGCTCGAGGACGATGACCTAGCAGTAGTTCTCCGTTCAAATCACCGTCCACGCTGCATTATTCAATTCATCTCTCAAAGTCTTCAGATGTTGAATTTGGAGCCATCAAAGCGAACGTCACTC GTGGGTGTTTTAATCGAAGAACCGTTTCCGATGCTTGCGTTAGACGAGCTATGCAAATTGGTTTACGACAATGTCCAAGAAGCATTAACAAGTGAGAAAAAGATTAAAGATTTACTTGATGCAAAAATGGCAGATCATGCTTCTAGAAAACGGTCATCAAACGGGCACCCGACTTCAGGAAGTGGTCAAGCTACTTGGCCTAACATAAACTTCTGA
- the LOC110916624 gene encoding UPF0187 protein At3g61320, chloroplastic isoform X1, which yields MAIPNSSLHIISSSPSKFPSMTPFKFPSKPSKIRCSQNPNPPSPPSTLNLISILRIIPDWADEIKESRMKQTKSLYKHEDWVEHRSSLRHIRHLLSSLSSRVILSLVPPVIAFTTVAVVVASYNTAVFWELLPEFFPVLRASSLPYQLTAPALALLLVFRTEASYSRFEEGRKAWTKIVSGTYDFARQVIVSVETDSVLKMALLRYILAFPVALKCHLVHGSDTGKDLKNLLEDDDLAVVLRSNHRPRCIIQFISQSLQMLNLEPSKRTSLESKVTCFHEGIGVCEQITSIPIPVSYTRLTSRFLVLWHLTLPIILWDDCHWIVVPATFISAASLFCIEEVGVLIEEPFPMLALDELCKLVYDNVQEALTSEKKIKDLLDAKMADHASRKRSSNGHPTSGSGQATWPNINF from the exons ATGGCTATCCCAAATTCTTCACTTCATATAATATCATCTTCTCCTTCAAAGTTTCCCTCTATGACACCCTTCAAATTCCCATCAAAACCGTCGAAAATTCGCTGTTCTCAAAATCCTAATCCACCATCTCCACCGTCAACCCTAAACTTAATCTCGATTCTTCGAATAATACCCGATTGGGCCGATGAAATCAAGGAGAGTAGAATGAAACAAACCAAGTCACTTTACAAACATGAGGATTGGGTTGAACATAGAAGCTCTTTGAGACATATTCGGCATCTGTTGTCTAGTTTGAGCTCCAGGGTGATTCTGTCGTTGGTTCCGCCAGTTATTGCTTTTACGACGGTCGCTGTGGTGGTGGCGAGTTATAACACGGCAGTGTTTTGGGAATTGTTGCCGGAGTTTTTCCCGGTTTTGAGGGCGAGTTCTTTGCCTTACCAACTGACGGCGCCTGCGTTGGCGCTGTTGTTGGTTTTTAGAACGGAAGCTTCGTATTCGAGGTTTGAAGAAGGTAGGAAGGCGTGGACTAAGATTGTTTCTGGGACATATGATTTTGCTAGGCAAGTGATTGTTAGCGTGGAGACGGATTCGGTTTTGAAAATGGCGCTTTTGCGGTACATCTTGGCGTTCCCGGTTGCTCTTAAG TGCCATTTGGTTCATGGATCGGATACAGGAAAAGATCTAAAGAATCTGCTCGAGGACGATGACCTAGCAGTAGTTCTCCGTTCAAATCACCGTCCACGCTGCATTATTCAATTCATCTCTCAAAGTCTTCAGATGTTGAATTTGGAGCCATCAAAGCGAACGTCACTC GAATCAAAAGTTACTTGTTTCCATGAAGGTATTGGTGTTTGTGAACAAATTACGAGCATACCCATCCCTGTTTCTTACACTCGTTTGACTTCGAGATTTCTTGTTCTGTGGCACCTTACACTTCCGATAATTCTCTGGGATGATTGCCACTGGATTGTGGTCCCCGCGACCTTCATCAGCGCTGCTTCTCTATTCTGCATCGAAGAG GTGGGTGTTTTAATCGAAGAACCGTTTCCGATGCTTGCGTTAGACGAGCTATGCAAATTGGTTTACGACAATGTCCAAGAAGCATTAACAAGTGAGAAAAAGATTAAAGATTTACTTGATGCAAAAATGGCAGATCATGCTTCTAGAAAACGGTCATCAAACGGGCACCCGACTTCAGGAAGTGGTCAAGCTACTTGGCCTAACATAAACTTCTGA